A genome region from Dendrosporobacter quercicolus includes the following:
- a CDS encoding acyltransferase domain-containing protein, translating into MFSGQGSQYYHMGKELYRQNAVFRHWLTKLNDIAYQYSGLSMIDEIYNQTKSKADSFKPLLYTHPGIFMVEYSLARVLIERGIEPDYVLGASLGEFAAAAVAGVVAPEDALICILEQAAVIERHCQTGSMIAILHNLKLLHQAADNFCGLELAAVNYSSHFVIAGDHRHQLNIEKYLQLQRIPHFVLPVGYGFHSQNIQPAGGEYKKFLYKKSFGKPKIPMISCLLSDRITDIRPEFFWDIVRQPVLFQRTILKLEEHMHFRYIDLGPSGTLANFVKYSLAKGSASQFYDILTPFDQEMAKLKKF; encoded by the coding sequence ATGTTCTCAGGTCAAGGGTCGCAGTATTATCACATGGGTAAAGAGTTGTATCGGCAAAATGCCGTATTTAGACACTGGCTAACCAAATTAAATGACATCGCGTACCAATACTCCGGCCTTTCAATGATTGACGAAATTTACAATCAGACCAAAAGCAAGGCGGATAGCTTTAAACCCCTGTTATACACCCATCCGGGGATTTTTATGGTGGAATACTCTTTAGCCCGCGTATTGATTGAACGCGGAATTGAGCCTGATTATGTATTGGGCGCAAGTTTAGGCGAGTTTGCCGCGGCGGCAGTCGCCGGGGTTGTTGCACCGGAAGACGCTTTAATTTGTATTCTAGAGCAAGCGGCGGTAATTGAAAGGCATTGTCAAACCGGAAGCATGATCGCAATCCTTCACAATCTGAAGCTGTTGCATCAAGCCGCTGACAATTTTTGCGGCCTGGAACTGGCTGCTGTGAATTATTCCTCTCATTTTGTCATTGCCGGCGATCATCGACATCAATTAAATATTGAAAAATATTTACAGCTGCAAAGAATACCCCATTTTGTACTTCCTGTTGGTTATGGATTTCATTCCCAAAACATTCAGCCGGCAGGAGGTGAATACAAAAAATTCCTATATAAAAAGTCCTTTGGAAAACCTAAAATACCAATGATTTCATGCTTGTTGAGTGACCGTATTACGGATATCCGCCCAGAGTTTTTTTGGGATATTGTCAGACAACCGGTCCTGTTTCAAAGAACCATACTGAAACTTGAAGAACACATGCATTTTCGCTATATTGATTTGGGACCTTCCGGCACATTGGCCAACTTTGTGAAATATAGCTTGGCGAAAGGGTCTGCATCACAATTTTATGACATCTTGACTCCGTTCGACCAGGAGATGGCAAAGTTGAAAAAATTTTAA